CGCCTTCGGGGCGAACGGCTCGCCCGGCTCAAGGTGCAGCTGGACATGTCGGAGTGCGGTGCAATCCTGGCTTCGACTTTTCCAACATCCGGTCCATGACGGCGACCCATATCGGGGCCTGAGCGATATCACCGGGTAGACCGGGTCCAGGGGCCGGTTCTGCCACTCGGACATCCACGCCGCTCGTCAGGTGCTGCTTCCTTGATCGGGAGTTACACCGGAAGACCGTACAGACTCCGTCACCGCTGTTCGACGAAGAGTTCGGGGTGAGCCATGAGTTCGACCCTGGTGCGGCGGATGTGCCCCGTGAGGTACCGCTCACCGTCTTCAGGATCACGGCGCCGCACGGCGTCGAGGATCAGCCGGTGTTCGGCGTTGACGATCGGGGCCCGGTCAGGGTCCGCGAGCACCATGAACGCACGGCGATAGTGCTGGGTGGAGTTCCAGAGCCGCTCCGTCATGGCCAGCAGGTGGTCGCTGGGGCAACCCGCGTAGGTCATCATGTGGAAGTCGCGGTCCAGAAGAAGGAACCGATTGACGTCGTTCTGGTTCTCGATCTCGTCCTGGATGTGCTCCAAGTGGGCGAGCTGCTGATCGGTGAGATGGGGGAGACTCTCGGTCAGAGTCAGCGGCTCGAGTCGCTCGCGCATCCGGTAGTACGTGTTCACGTCCTCGAGGCTGAGCACGGGAACCCGGGACCCTCGGTTGGGGAACGACTCGGTGAGGCCGTCGGATTCCAGGATCCGTAGCGCTTCGCGGACCGGGATCCGGCTCGTGCCGAGGCGCGCCGCGAGTTCATCCTGGCGCAACCAGGTGCCGGGGGGCAGATCGCCGGCGAGGATCTCGTCGCGAAGGATGCCGGCGATGCGCTGACTCCTGACACTGTCCGACCCGCGCGGATCGCGAGCGTGCTCAGGAGTCAAGAGCGGTCACCTCTGAACTTTGACGGGTCACGGTCGAAGGCCTTGCCAGCAGGATAGGACACGAGCTCGAAGTGCATTCCCCACGGTGAGAGGAAGTAGACCCATCGCTGCCCCTCTGACGGTCCGGCGCTGACGGTCGGGTCGCCCAGCACGGGTACGTCCCTCGCCCTCAGGTACGCCACGGCGTCGTCCAGATCTTCGACGTACAGCGCGACATGGTGGCCGCCGACGTCACTGTTGCGCGGGACAACCGTCTGCTGCACATCGGCTTGGTACTCGAAGACCTCGAACACGGCCTGCTCGCCACACCGGTAGAAGCGCAGTTGACGCATGACTGTGCGTGCGTCCACGTTCAGGTGCTCCGACATCCAGTCGCCTGCCGAGCTGAACGGGCCGAGCGAGTACAGGTACTCACAACCCAGGACGTCCACGAGCCACGCATGCGCCTGGTCCAGGTCCGGCACCGTGAATCCGATGTGATCCAGGCGCATGAGGCCAGGTAGAGCCATGGTTTTCCTCCTTTGGATCCAAAAGTGCTTCCCATGATGACGTCAGAGGCGGCAGAAGTCGAGCACAGTCTTGCAATTGGATCCAACTGTGTGGCAGGGTCGGTGCACTCCGGTCGATTGAAGGGGGCTCCCGATGCCTGCGGAACACACACTCGAAGCGAAGGCCGCGTGGTCGGAGTTCGTCGTCACCCAGGACGACTGGGACGCCGCGGCTCCGGACCTCCTGACGGGCATGTTCAGCCAGCTGGTGCTGATCCGGACCTTCGAGGAGTACGTCCTGGAGCTTGCCGCGGACGGGCTCATCCACGGCCCCGCGCACTCCAGCATCGGCCAGGAGGGCGGCGCGGTCGGTGCGTGCTTCGCCCTTGCGTCGGAGGACACGGTGAACGGGTCGCATCGTGGCCATCACCAGTTCCTCGCCAAGGTGCTCGCCCATCTGCATCCGAAAGGCATAGATCCGACGAAGCCGTTGCCCGAGGATGTGCGGGCCGCGCTCCTGCGCAGCCTGCGCGAAATCTGCGGACTGGACCGGGGCTTCAGCCACGGTCGAGGCGGCAGCATGCACCTCCAGTGGCACGAGGCCGGCGCCATCGGGACCAACGCGATCGTCGGTGGCGGGGTACCGCTCGCGGCCGGATCCGCGTGGGCCCACAAGAAGGCCGGCACTGACGCGGTGACCTTCACGTTCTTCGGCGACGGCGCGATCAACATCGGATCCACGCTGGAGAGCCTCAATCTCGCGGCGGCGTGGTCGCTGCCCTTGTGCTTCTTCGTCGAGAACAACCTGTACGCCGTCTCCACCCACGTGTCCGAAGTCACCGCCGAGGCACG
This genomic interval from Streptomyces dengpaensis contains the following:
- a CDS encoding GntR family transcriptional regulator, whose amino-acid sequence is MTPEHARDPRGSDSVRSQRIAGILRDEILAGDLPPGTWLRQDELAARLGTSRIPVREALRILESDGLTESFPNRGSRVPVLSLEDVNTYYRMRERLEPLTLTESLPHLTDQQLAHLEHIQDEIENQNDVNRFLLLDRDFHMMTYAGCPSDHLLAMTERLWNSTQHYRRAFMVLADPDRAPIVNAEHRLILDAVRRRDPEDGERYLTGHIRRTRVELMAHPELFVEQR
- a CDS encoding VOC family protein; this translates as MALPGLMRLDHIGFTVPDLDQAHAWLVDVLGCEYLYSLGPFSSAGDWMSEHLNVDARTVMRQLRFYRCGEQAVFEVFEYQADVQQTVVPRNSDVGGHHVALYVEDLDDAVAYLRARDVPVLGDPTVSAGPSEGQRWVYFLSPWGMHFELVSYPAGKAFDRDPSKFRGDRS